The DNA window AACGCCTGCGGGCCTACTTCGACGCGGTCACCGCCCGCCTGGAAAACCGCGGCTGGCGCGACGGGTGCCTGATCGGCAACACCAGCCTGGATTCCACCGAACACAGCGAACTCCTGCGCAACCGCATCGCGGAATACTTCGCGCGCTGGCGCGAACCCTTCGCCCGCTGCCTCGAGGACGCCGTCGCGGCCGGCGACGTCCGACCCACCGTGCCGGTCCTCGACCTCGCCGACTTCCTGCTGGCGTCGTGGCACGGCGCCATCCTGCGGATGAAGGTCGAACGCGACCCGGAACCCCTGGAGCGATTCAAGGCGGTCGTCTTTACCACCGTGCTCGCACCGCGACCCGACCGCTGAGCCCGCCCCTCGATCCCCGCACGCCTCGACCACGTCCCGACCCGCAGGGCGAACGCACCGCCTCCCGCACCTGTTCGCGCTCGAAAGGACATCTGCCATGACGGACACCCGCACCCGCACGCCCCTCGGCATCCCCGTCGACGACACCCACCCGCGATCCGCGGTGAGCGTGCTCGATGCCCGGATGGTTTACGTCGACACCGGATCCGACGACGAGACCACCGCCCCGGTGGTCTTCCTGCACGGGAACCCGACCTCGTCGTACCTGTGGCGCAACGTGATCCCCCACGTCGCCGGCGATCGACGCTGCCTGGCCCCGGACCTGGTCGGCATGGGCGACTCGGACCCCGCCCCCGACGGCGCCTACCGCTTCACCGACCACTCCCGCCGACTCGACGCCTGGTTCGACGCCGTACTGCCCACCGGCCCGGTGACTCTCGTCCTGCACGACTGGGGCTCGGCACTGGGGTTCGACTGGGCGCGCCGACACGCCGACCGGATCGAAGGGATCGCCTACATGGAGGCGATCGTCCAACCCCGCCTGTGGTCCGACTTCCCCGCCGGCCGCGACGCGCTGTTTCGCGCGATGCGCTCCGAGGACGGTGAAAAGATGATCATGGACGACAACTTCTTCATCGAGACCGTCCTGCCCAAGAGCGTCCTGCGCCCGCTCGACGAACGCGAGATGGACGCCTATCGGGCGCCGTTCCGAACTCCCGCCTCCCGCAGGCCCACCCTGGTGTTCCCGCGCGAACTCCCCATCGACGGAACGCCCGCCGACGTCGCACGCGTCGTCGACGACTACGGACGCTGGCTCGCCCACAGCCCGATCCCCAAGCTCCTGATCTCGGCACAGCCCGGCGCGATCCTCGTCGGCCGCGCCCTCGAATTCGCCCGGACCTGGCCCAACCAGACCGAGGTCGCCGTATGTGGCATCCACTACGTCCAAGAAGACTCCCCCCACGAGATCGGCTCCGCCGTGCGCGACTTCGTCCGGCGCCTCTGAACGCCGTGCGCGCGCGTCCCGACTCCGGGGACGCGCGGGGGCACGGGCGCACCCGGGCGATCGACGGCGTCCTTCGGTTGTGATGGCCACGCAAGAGGTCAGCGGTGGGTGATCCACCACATGAGCCAGGTTCCGGCAGCGGTACCGATACCGGTGGCCACGCCGCGCGCGGCGGTCGCGGTCAGGACTCGGCCGGCACGGGCCGGACGGGCCCGCGATGTCGCGGTGGGCGAGGCGGTGGGGCGTTCGTGCGTGCCGGGGGCGGTGGTGGTCATATCTGTGTCCCGAGGATGCGCGGTGGATGGATGGGCGGTTGAGGTGCCGCCTTGTTCCAGCGTGGCCGTGTCGGGGGTGTGCGAGCCGTGCGGGCACACGGGAGTCGGACGGGAATGGCACATATTCCACACGAGGCCTGTCGTGGGCGGATCGCCGTTTCGCCTGCCCAGGGCACGTGCGACGTACGAGACTTGGCGAAAATTGGCGGACGGGTGCGTGGGGGCGTGGATGGCGATCGGGATGCCGGACCAACGACGGTTGCCAGCGGGTGCGCGGCGGGAGTTGGTGATCGAGTTACACGCCCTGTATACGGCTGGCACGAACCCGAAGCCGCGCTCGCGTCTCCGAGCGAACTGCACGAGCTCCGGGAATTTCGTCGCCCGACGCTACACATCGAGAGCCGAGAGCCCTCAGCCCCCGACGTAGGTCAGCTCCACGTCGATACCGGCCAACAGGAGCTCGCGGGCGGACTCCAGGGCCAAGCAGCCGCTCAGCCAGCGCCCGCTGAGGCCCTCGACCAGGGAGGTCATCCGCTGGGCGGCGGCATGCGCGGCGGCGACCGTGGCGTCGGGCACAGCCTGCCCGATGAGCGCGGCGATCTCCTCGCTCCACAACTCGACGGCGTCGGCCAGGCTGCCGCGCAGAGTGTCGTCGAACATCGCGCTGGCGCGCAGCTCGCCCCACGCGGTGCTGTTCTCGCGCACCTCGGGGATGTCCTGAAACTCCAGCAGCAAGGTCTGCTCGAGGACCTTCCGGGGCGTGTCGGCACCGGACTCGGCCACTCGCTCGCTCGTGTACGCGCCGGCCCGGTCGCTGATGAAGCCCAGCGTCGCACGCAGGATCCCGTCGCGATCCTTGAAGTGGTAGTAGATGAGCCCGGTCGAAACACCGGCCTCCGCTGCCAGCTCCTCCACGCGCAGTCCGCGCACGCCCTTGCGGGCGATCTCACGGGCGGCGGCTTTCATGATCACAGTTCGACGGTCGGCCACGACCCGACACTCTAGCCCCAACGGGCTCGCAGCCCCGAGGGGCCGCAGACGTCCGCCCTGCCCGCCGTTGTCCTCGCGATGCCTGCCCAACGCTAGACTGACTGAACATTCAGTTCAATCTCGTCTAGTGCAAGGGGTCGGCGTCGACCCCGATGGGGTGCCACGGTGTCTTCTCGCCGCCGATTGTCGATCCTGGAAACGACCGCTCGGCTCATAGCCCGCAACGGCATACGCGGTCTACGGGTCGAGGAACTCGCGGCCGAGGCCGGCGTCTCGGTCGGCCTCGTCTACTACCACTTCGGCGACCGGTCCGGACTGATCCGGCACACCTGGGAGTTCATCAACGAGCGCGCCGAACGCTACACCGCCTCGGACGTCGACCCCGCCGTGGATCCGCGCGGCCACCTGG is part of the Embleya scabrispora genome and encodes:
- a CDS encoding TetR family transcriptional regulator C-terminal domain-containing protein, whose product is MARPSKKTQLLAGGTETVRRLGLTGASVRDITTGAGVPLGSFSNHFASKEAFGLEVLDGYFGDVLTIVATTLEDETRPPLERLRAYFDAVTARLENRGWRDGCLIGNTSLDSTEHSELLRNRIAEYFARWREPFARCLEDAVAAGDVRPTVPVLDLADFLLASWHGAILRMKVERDPEPLERFKAVVFTTVLAPRPDR
- a CDS encoding haloalkane dehalogenase, which produces MTDTRTRTPLGIPVDDTHPRSAVSVLDARMVYVDTGSDDETTAPVVFLHGNPTSSYLWRNVIPHVAGDRRCLAPDLVGMGDSDPAPDGAYRFTDHSRRLDAWFDAVLPTGPVTLVLHDWGSALGFDWARRHADRIEGIAYMEAIVQPRLWSDFPAGRDALFRAMRSEDGEKMIMDDNFFIETVLPKSVLRPLDEREMDAYRAPFRTPASRRPTLVFPRELPIDGTPADVARVVDDYGRWLAHSPIPKLLISAQPGAILVGRALEFARTWPNQTEVAVCGIHYVQEDSPHEIGSAVRDFVRRL
- a CDS encoding TetR/AcrR family transcriptional regulator gives rise to the protein MKAAAREIARKGVRGLRVEELAAEAGVSTGLIYYHFKDRDGILRATLGFISDRAGAYTSERVAESGADTPRKVLEQTLLLEFQDIPEVRENSTAWGELRASAMFDDTLRGSLADAVELWSEEIAALIGQAVPDATVAAAHAAAQRMTSLVEGLSGRWLSGCLALESARELLLAGIDVELTYVGG